The DNA region CGAATTTCATTACACCTAAGATTCGTGCTTCTAGGAAAATTCCAGTTGTAAGTGGATCATTTGTAATAAGTAAAACATCAAGCTCATCGCCATCTTCATCCAAAGTTTGCGGAATAAAACCATAATTAGTTGGCTTTGCAAAAGCTTTTGGTTCCACGCGATCAAGTTGCATTACAGCCAAATCACGATTCCATTCAATTTTGTGAGTTGAGCCAGTTGGAATTTCCACCACAACATTAATAATTCCATTTTTATAATCACCAGGAGTTAAAATTTTATTAAAATCTGCCATATTTTCCTTTCTTTTATTCTTTAATTTTAGCAAAAAAACTTTAAAAGTTCAACCGTTAATCACGATTAGCAAGCTTAACTAAACTATCTTCTACCGTTTTTTGAGTTCGATGGCGAGTTTGAGTTTTAGTTTTAGCTTTCGAATTCTGCTTAATATTTTTTGATTTTTTAGAAGATTCTTTCGTTTTTTTTCCGCCTGTTACATTTTTTAAAACTGGTGCTCGCCCTTTACTTTTTTGAGTCTCAACTTTCGAAACCTTAACACTAGCAGGTCGTGCAAACATCATCTTTCCTGCGGCAGTTTGAAGCGAACGAATAAATTCAACTTCACTAATCGTACCAATCAATCCTTCGCCATTTTCAACTACAACCATCGTACCATCTGGTAAATGCCCAATTCCTTGTTTTTTCTCATTACCTTTTTGAGTAATTTCAAGCATAATTTTTTCGCCTGGTAAATAGTCTGCACGAACTGACTGAACCAACTCATTAATATTTAAAACTTCAATTCCCTCAACTTTTGCAACTTTATTCAAGTTGTAGTCTGCCGTTAAGATATCAGCATTCATTTTTTTGGCGAGCGAAATCAAACGATTATCTACCCCTTCTTCTGCAGAATTTCCATCCGCCAAAATGCTTACAGTTATTTTTTCTTCATTTTGAAGAGCTGAAATAATATCCAAGCCATATCTTGCACGAACTCGTTTTTCATCATCGCCACCATCCGCCAAAATTTGAAGCTCACCGACTACACTCCGCGGAATCAGAATATCAAAATTAATAAATCCAGTTCTCGCTACTGCTAAAAATCGGCCATCAATTAAAATTGATGTGTCAACTAGTACTTGTTTTTTTGTTTTCGAAATCAACGGTTTATCATTTTTCGAATCAAACCAAATTCCGCAAACAATAAATAAAATTAAAAATAGTAAAAATGTTTCCATACTTTCCTTTATTGTAAATATTTAATTAAAGCTTCTCGCAAATCACGAACAGATGTCACAATGCTATCTTTCGAAGAATTTTTTGGAGCAAGAACATTGTTAAACCCAAGTTTCTTTGCTTCAGAGATTCTTCTTTCAGTCTGAATCACTGTTCGAATTTCGCCGCCCAAGCCAACTTCACCAAAAACTACTACACCATCAGAGAGTTTTCGCTTTGCAGCTGCCGAAGCGATCGCCATGGCAACAGCCAAGTCGGCTGCTCGGTCGTCAAGTTTTAACCCACCAACCACATTTATATGAATATCTTTATCACTTAAATCAAGTTTAGTTCGTCGCTGAAGAACTGCGATCAATAAATTGAGGCGATTTATATCAAATCCACTTGCTGCCCGTTTTGGATACCCAAAATTTGAGGTTGTTACTAAAGCCTGAATCTCAACCAAAATCGGGCGAGTTCCTTCTAGAGTTGCCATAATTATTGAGCCATCCGTATTTTGGCGCTCAGCTAAAAGTGCCGCTGAAGGATTTTCGACAATTTTCAAACCATTATCAACCATTTCAAAAATCGCCGCCCCACTAGTTGAACCATAGCGATTTTTTACCGCCCGTACAACTTTAAAGCCACCATATCGGTCTCCTTCGAAATTTAAAACTACATCAACTAGATGTTCAAGTGTTTTTGGCCCAGCGATTGAACCTTCTTTTGTAATATGGCCAACCAAAATAACAGCCGTTCCAGAACTTTTTGCTGCTTGAATTATTAAATTAGAAGAATTCGTAATTTGCGAAACCGTTCCTGGTGCGCTCGAAATTTCTTCCATCGCCAAAGTTTGAATTGAGTCAATAATCACTAGGTCAAAGCCGCTCTCACGAATTGTTGCTGAGATATCATCAGCCGAAGTTGAGGCAGCAAATTTAAGATTTTTGGCTTTAGAAGCACCAAGCCTTTTTGCACGTAATGCTACTTGCTCTGCCGATTCTTCACCTGAAACATACAAAACATTTTTCGAACCAGCAATAAAAGCTGAAATCTGCATTAAAAGCGTAGATTTTCCGATTCCAGGCTGTCCCGCAATCAAAAGTACTCCTGCCGGCAAAATTCCACCACCCAAAACAATATCAAGATCTCTTATACCGCTCGAAATTCTTTCTTGTTTTTTTTCAGAAATAACTTCATTCAAATCTTGCACATTCAAAATACGACCAGTTTTCGCACTTTTACTGATTGCGTTTTTTCCTAAAGCCTCTTCAACTTGCTCAACCAAGGTATTCCAATGGCCACAGTTTTCACATTTTCCCGACCATTTAGGATAAGAAGCTCCACAATTTTGACATACAAATTTTGTTTTTAACTTCGCCACAACTAATATTTTATCACAATAAATCTTTTTTGAAAACTATAAACTTGGTGAATTTAAATTTGAATTTATACTTTTATAGAGTTCATTTTGCTGGACTGAAACTTCATTAAATTCATTAATTTTCGAATTGTAACTATTCACTAAATTATTAATTTTCAACCTTGAATTTTCAAGATTTCGAATTCTTTGCAATAATTTTGCACGGTCAGCGTTAAATTCCGCCCGAGTTTCATACTTTCCAGTTTTAGCATCATTATTAAACTCGGCAATATCTTCCTCCAATTCTCTAGAATCTTCAGAGTATTTTTTCGTAGATTGTTCGATCTCTGACTTCATTTTTTCAAGCTCTGCGGTCAAAGCTTCTGCTCGATTCTTTAAATCTTTAAAGTTTTTATTATAACTTTGATAGATCTGAGCGATTTCTCTACGATTTTTAAAAAACTTAGCATAATGTTCTTCAAGCTCTTTCGAGATTTCCAGCTGCTCAGTACCAATTAAGGAATGAAGCTCATTGATTCTCTCACCAGGCTCAGTCCGATCATAAGATTGCATCAACTTTTCGAAATCTGCATCTTTAACCCTCTCATACTCAGCATTAAGCAGTTTGCCAATCTTATCTCGTTCGCTCAAGCTCATTCGCTCCCAAATTGCATGCAAAAGCTCGTGAGCCGCCGTTACCTCTTTTATACCGTCAAGTTTCAAGTTTTTTACATCATAAAGATGAATTTTACCCAACTTATAACACCCCAAAATTGCTGAATCTTCTTCACGATTTTTGCAATTTTCATTAAATTTCTCTGAATCTTCAACCTTTGGGTTAGAAGCGTAAAAAATTGTCTTAGCATTAGTGGTTGGTTTAATTTTATTTTCTATTTTTAAAATTTCAGAATCTGGCTTATAATTTTGTGCTGCAAAATAATCACGGATCCCGTGTTGATTAAATAACACAAAAAATGCTGCACTACCAAGAATAGCAATAACTACTAAAGTTCGAGCTACTCTCCAAAAAGTTTTATGTTGAAAAATCATATCATAACCATTATAATATTTTTATGAGAAAAAAGCAAAGTATTTTTCGAAGAAGGAGAATTTTTGGTTTATTTTTTATAGCCATAATCGCAATTGCATCAATTTTAGCAAATCCAGATTTTTGGCAAACTTCAAAACTAGATTCAAATAAAAAATCAGATTCTCAAACTTCTTTAACTGATTTAAACTCACTTGAAGTTAAAGGTCGTTCACCAAAAACTGGTTATTCTCGCGAGCAATTTGGTAAAGGCTGGACAAAAGATTCTAGCGGTTGCGATACACGAAACCGTATTTTAAAACGTGATTTAATAAATGCTGTAGAAAATTCGGATTGCAAAATTTTAAGCGGAACCCTAAAAGACCCTTATACTGGCAAAGAAATTAATTTTTCACGTAAGCAAAATGCTTCTGCTGTTCAAATAGACCACGTCGTTGCACTTTCTGATGCTTGGCAAAAGGGCGCTCAACAATTTTCGAAAGAAAAACGAATCGAATTTGCGAATGATCCGCTAAATCTTTTAGCTTCAGATGGCCCAGCCAATCAGCAAAAAGGTGATTCTGACGCCGGCTCTTGGCTTCCTTCAAATAAAGATTTTCGCTGTGAATATATTTCTCGCCAAATTTCAATCAAGAAAAAATACTCAATTTGGGTAACTGCCTCTGAAAAATCAGCAATGCAAAATATTTTGCAAAATTGCTAATCAGTAATTTCAAACCAATCAAACTTTTTAAAATTCTCGCCCTCAACTATTGCCGCAGCAAGCCGCATCTCGCTATTTTTTATATTATTTTTGTAAGCAAAAAATTCTGCCGCAAATCGCATTTGATCCACTTTATTCTTTGAAATTGCAGCCTCTCCACCACCAAAATCATTATTTTTTCGAAATTTAACCTCTGTAAAATAGTAATTTTCACCATATTTCGAAATAATATCAATTTCACAAAATTTTGTTCGCCAATTTCGCGCCAGAATCTCGTGTTTCTCTTGCTTTAGAAATTCCGCTACAAAATCCTCAGCTTTATCACCAAGCTCTTTTGTAGTAATTTTTTCAGCTTTCTTCACCTTAAAGGTATTCATGTTCTTATTTTGAGAATTTTCTAAGAATTCCGCTATTGGCTTAAAACTTTTGCGATGTATTTTGCTCACTCCAAATTCAGACAAAGCTGCCCTATGTTTTGGTGTTCCATATCCTGCGTGATTTTCAAAGCAAAAAGGTGCAAGCTCAGGTTTTTTCGAAAGTTCTGCCATAAAATTATCCCTCGCAACTTTCGCACAAATTGCAGCTGCAGAAACGCTTAAAATTAGTAAATCAGCCTTTTTAAGAGTGGAGGCATATTTTTCAAGTGGTGTGCCAGCCAAGAAATTTACAGTGCCATCAATTATAATTTCATTAAATTTGATATTTTGTTTTTTACATTTTATCTGCACTTCCTTAACAGCTCGCCTTGTTGCAAGTTTTAAAGCAGCGCTCAAACCAATTTCATCAAGCTCATCGTTCGAAACCCAACCCAAGCCAATAATTGCAGAACTTTTAGAAATCTCTGCCGATAGCTTCTCTCTCTGCTTTTTTGAAAGAGCTTTTGAATCTGTTAGTCCTTTAATTTTAGCACCATTCAAAACGCAAGCACCCACAACCAAAGGCCCAGCCCACGCTCCACGACCAACTTCATCAATCCCGAGAACCATTTTATTTCCTAAATACATGAAAATTACAATAAGAATCAGTTTTTAACTATTTTAACGAATATCTATGTAAACATACTAACAAAAAAATATGCCTTAGTCAATAAACTTAATTTTTAGGAGATGATATAATTAAAACTATAAAAAAGCATAATTGCAATTATTGAAGTTGTTATAGTTATTGCAGTGGCTGGGCTGATATTTTTAATGGTGTTTCTTGCAGTCCCTACTCTTGGGCGATCTCAAAGATATACGGCAAAAAAATGATGCCCGTAATCTTTTAGTTGCAATTATTCAATTTAAGACTAATAATGGCGGCAAGGTTCCCTTTAATGAAAATAACGATGCATGGACAGAACTTAAACCTTATTGGAATAAAAGCCCGTACTTAAATGATCGTCCTAATGGTTATATTGACAACTTCGGCTCCTTTAATTCTACCACAACTCAAATTGCTACATATAGTAGACTTGATAGTGGTTGGCGTAGGCTGGGCAGTTGGAGTATCGTTCTTGGCGCGATTTGCAAAAAAGCGATAGCGACAGATACTGTTTAAAATATAGCGGATCTGTTCCAACTAAAGATATTGCTATATTGGTAAGTATAGCTCGAGAGTGTTCCTACTAATAACAGTTGGGGATACTGCATAGATTCAGAAAGTAATTAAAAATAGAAGAATGATTATTCTTCTATTTTAGTATTTTTGTGGTTTAGCTGATTTTTAAGAATATCTCGTACCCAAAAAATAGTTTTGAGCTCTTCGCTAATATGCTGCTCTTCCACTCCAAAATCCAAATAATGCGCACTTGCTACTTCAATATTATCGGTATAAATCGTTAGATGCTGATCACCCATCCCGAAATCACCTACATTAAGATCGTGGCTTAAAATTTCATATCTTCCATCGGAATATAACTCCCAGGGTTGATCATAACCACCACCGTCACGTGCTAAATCTGGGTTATAGCTTTCATTTAGTTGCCCTTCATCAATAAGAGCGAGATTTGATAAATCTAAATCATCTATTGCTCTTTTAACATTTTCTGGTGATGATTTCAATGTATAATATTTGTTATAAGACGGTTGTTTTCGAAAACCCTTATTTGCGTTTAACGCCCATTCAGCATAAGCGTTATCTAAAAGATATTGTTGAGTTTTTGACTTGTTTAAGCTTTTTTCCACAAGATTCCTTTGATGAGACTTTATAACCTTCGCCTAAAGTCATCTCAAACTCTAGGATAGTATAATAACATAATAATAGAATAAAGTCAATAGTAATAATACATTTTTATAAAAACAAAAAATCGCCCATGTTCTGAGCGATTTTCGAAAATCTTAAATTAGGTCGATTTAATTTATGTTAAAATTAAGCAAGCTCAACAGTTGCGCCAGCTTCTTCAAGTTTCTTTTTAGCTTCTTCAGCTTCATCTTTAGAAACTTTTTCTTTAACTGGTGCTGGAGCACCGTCAACGATAGCTTTAGCTTCACCAAGTCCAAGACCTGTGATTTCTTTAACTGCTTTAATAACAGCAACTTTTTGAGCACCAGCGTCTTTCAAAGTAACTGTAAATTCTGTTTTTTCGTCAGCAGCGTCAGCAGCACCGGCAGTAGCGGCAACAGCAACAGCAGCTGGTTCAATTCCGTATTCCTCTTTGAGGTGTTCTTTCAATTCGTTAGCTTCAAGAATAGTCAATTTTACCAATTCTTCAGCCAATTTTTTAATGTCAGCCATTTTTGACTCCTTTAAAAATTTAAGTGGTTAATATTCTAAAATAAATTAATTGGTTGCTTTTCGAAATTCCAAATCTTCGTTTGTAAGACCACCAGCAATCGCGTTGATTGGCGAAAGAAGTGTATCCACAATTTGACCAATAAGTTGATCTTTGCTTGGAAGTTCTGAAAGTGTCGTAACAGTTGCAGTATCCATTACATCACCATTGTCAGCAAACGCACCAACAAGTTTCATTTCTGGGTGATTTTTTGCAAATTTACCCAAAACTTGCGCAGCAGCAATCTCATCTTCGCTTGAAATTGCGTAAACGAGTTGACCTTTTAGTGCAGAAGTGTCAGATTCTTTCAAAGCTTCAACTTCTTGCATCGCAACTCGCACAAGGCGGTTTTTAACAACTTTGATTTGAACACCAGCCTCGCGAGCTTCTTTTCGAAGTTCTTGAAGGTCGGCAACTGTCAAACCTTTATATTCAGCAAAAGCTGTCATTTTTGCGTCTTTAAGAGCGGCGCTTAATTCAGCAACCAATTGGTTCTTTTTATCGCGTGATAATGCCATAAAAACTCCTTTTTTGGTTAATATTCTTCGACCTAATTGTTAAGATTCTGGCGTTTTGAAAGCCTCCCTTCAAAACTCGTTGGCAGATAGAAAAAGTATTCCTCGGTAGCAGATTAAGCCTAGCTAACGCGAGGCGGCTACTGTCTCTGGCAACTTGTTTTATTTTAACACAAAAAAACTAAAATTTCAAGCATTTTAAGCTCAAAAATCTTGCAAAAATGTCTAATTTCATCATTGACAAGCTAGAATATTTTTGCTATAATTTAACAGTTATCACTTATTGAAAGTTTATTTTAGATACGATGGATATAAAGAGGACGAAGAAGTATTCATCGAGGATATTGAAAGATAACGCAATAAATGATAACTAAAAAACTTCCGAAGAAAGGAGATAGTTCTTTTATCAAGTAGTTTTATAAACTATGGCGGTAGTTTATAAAATGAATCACATCTTCGCTAGTGAGAAGTTATTTATTCATTACGGTTACGGTTACGCTTATTCTTGCGTAGCCTTTTTTACTGCATAAAATTAAGCCGCTCCAAACCCAGAACTAGAATAAACTCCAACAGAATATTAGCTGCACTACTACCGTTTTTAGCCACCACTGAGTTTTTTCATAGTAAAATAAAATGTTTAAAATCTAAAAATTCTAAGAGCAACTCTCGCCAACTTTTCTAAAAAATGTTATAATTAAATTATTATGAAAAATTTAAAAAAGCTTGATTTCAAAAAATACTTTAAAGAAATTTTTAAAAAATATTTATCTGAAAAATCACAAAAAAACGTTATAAAATACGCAAAAATTAGCAAAAAAATCATTCAAAGCAAAGCTACTTTTTTGATATTTTCAACGATTTGTATTTATTTATTGGGAGCCTTTCTTGCAAAATATATTTTAAATCTCCAATTTGGTGGCTGGGAAAAGGCTAACGAATTCCTTTCGAAAAATCCAAAAATTGCCGAGTATAGCCAGATTGTAACAATTTTAATCAGTTTTTTGTTTGTCGGAATCTTTCGAAACTGGCGAATTTCAATGGGCATTTTGTTTTCACTCGCCACAATTGTGATGTATATCAATACTGAAAAAATGGCCTCGCGCAATACGCCGTTTTTGCCTGAAGATTTGGCGATGTCTGGTGAAGCTGGCGGACTAGCCTCAATGATTAATTTAGAACGATTTTTAAATATGCTTTTTACGATTGCGATAATTATAATCATAACCATTATTGTAAATAAAATTTCAAAAAAAATCTGGCATTTTAAATTTTCAAAAAAGCAAAAAATAGCAATCTTTATTCCACAAATTGCTCTAATTCTAATTTGTGCGCACTTTTTAAATTTACACACTTTAGAAATTCGAAATCTTAGTGGAAAAGGCACTTTCATTAAAGTTGAGAATCTCGAGACTTCTATTGACTTCACCGATCAAGCTTATAACTACCGAACCAATGGCTTTATTTTAGCAACAATCTCAAACCTTCAAACTAAAACTCAAAAACAACCAGAAGGTTATTCTAAAGAAGCCGTACAAAAAATTGTCCAAAAATATAAAAAAATTGCTGAAGAAAATAATAAAAATCGCAAAAAATTAAGTGATGAAAAAGTAAATGTCGTTTATGTGATGAGCGAGAGTTTTATCGACCCTAAGCTTGGTAAGCATCTTTATGATTACGGAAATAAAGAGCCAATTCCATACACACAAGAAATTAAAAAATCACAAAGTTCTGGTTGGGCTGCTTCAAGCGAATATGGCGGCGGAACAGCTAATGTTGAATTCGAAGCTTTAACAGGATTAAGTAATTTCTTTCTAAATTCAATCCCCTATACTTCAATTGTGTCTACAAATAAAGACACACCTTCAATCGTGAAGAATTTTAATGAAAACGGCTACAAAACAATCGCAATGCATCCGTATAATCGTAATATGTATCGCCGCGAGGTTGTTTATCCAAACCTTGGTTTTCAAGAATATAAGAGCGCTGATAATTTCAAAAACAATTCGAAAATTGATAACTCGAAATATATTTCAGATGAATCCGCCTTTAATGAAGTTTTAGCTGAACTAAAAAATAGCCAAAAGCCTGAATTTATCCACCTCGTAACAATGCAGAACCATATGCCCTATGACAACAATTTTTATTCGAAACATAATTTTAGCGTTGAAGCGAAAAATGGCGCAAATCCAGAAAATGCAAAAACTATTCAGGCTTATCTTGAAGGAATTTCACATTCAGATAAAGCAATGAAGAATTTTCTTTCTGAAATTAAAAAATTAAATGAAAAAACCATTGTGGTTTTCTGGGGTGATCACTGGCCAGGAATTTATGGCGAAATGTTCGAAAAAGAATTAAATAAAAACGATATTCGCCGCACACCACTTTTTGTTTATTCGAATTTTAAAAAAGAAAAACAAGATTTAGGAACCTCAAGCTTGATTTATAATCAAATCTTAGCTTTAAATTCTTTTGATTCAAAACTTTCAGCATTTCAATACTTACTAAGTGATTTGCGAGAAAAATATCCCGCCTTAACTAAACAATTTGTAAAAACAGACGAAAAAAGTGACATTTTAAAAGATTTCGAAATGATTGAATACGACATTTTAAGCGGAAATAAATACAGCCTTGGTGATTTTTATAAAATCAAATAATCAAAAACTCCTTTATGAGAGGAGTTTTTAAATTTTTAAAAATCTTAATTTGAAGATGAAAAACAATATAATCCGCCAGTTTCAAGTCTTGTAAGTAAAATGAAATTCGTTGCATTGAAAGGTTTATCAACGAATCTCCCAACCTCGCAATCAGCATTTGAGTTATAGTAAATTTCACCAATTTCAAGATTATCTTGGCCAACCCCTGTTCCACAATTTACCTTACTTCCACACTTTAAAAACGTGTAAAATTGCCCTGTACTTGGATCCAAAAACTCACTCTCGTGGGGCCTTAGATAGTTTTTAATAAAATTTTCAAGCTCATTATTAGTATCATAATCACTCACGTAATTACCTTTATTGTTCGTTCTCGACTCCTCTAAAATTGCCGCAATTTTCGAAATAACCTGTTTTCTTTGGGTGTCCCTCTGCGAACGCTGCAATGT from Candidatus Saccharimonas sp. includes:
- a CDS encoding ribonuclease HII, with amino-acid sequence MVLGIDEVGRGAWAGPLVVGACVLNGAKIKGLTDSKALSKKQREKLSAEISKSSAIIGLGWVSNDELDEIGLSAALKLATRRAVKEVQIKCKKQNIKFNEIIIDGTVNFLAGTPLEKYASTLKKADLLILSVSAAAICAKVARDNFMAELSKKPELAPFCFENHAGYGTPKHRAALSEFGVSKIHRKSFKPIAEFLENSQNKNMNTFKVKKAEKITTKELGDKAEDFVAEFLKQEKHEILARNWRTKFCEIDIISKYGENYYFTEVKFRKNNDFGGGEAAISKNKVDQMRFAAEFFAYKNNIKNSEMRLAAAIVEGENFKKFDWFEITD
- a CDS encoding type II secretion system GspH family protein, whose protein sequence is MKKLKLNSGFTIIEVVLVLAIAGLIFLMVFLALPTLQRSQRDTQRKQVISKIAAILEESRTNNKGNYVSDYDTNNELENFIKNYLRPHESEFLDPSTGQFYTFLKCGSKVNCGTGVGQDNLEIGEIYYNSNADCEVGRFVDKPFNATNFILLTRLETGGLYCFSSSN
- the radA gene encoding DNA repair protein RadA encodes the protein MLVVAKLKTKFVCQNCGASYPKWSGKCENCGHWNTLVEQVEEALGKNAISKSAKTGRILNVQDLNEVISEKKQERISSGIRDLDIVLGGGILPAGVLLIAGQPGIGKSTLLMQISAFIAGSKNVLYVSGEESAEQVALRAKRLGASKAKNLKFAASTSADDISATIRESGFDLVIIDSIQTLAMEEISSAPGTVSQITNSSNLIIQAAKSSGTAVILVGHITKEGSIAGPKTLEHLVDVVLNFEGDRYGGFKVVRAVKNRYGSTSGAAIFEMVDNGLKIVENPSAALLAERQNTDGSIIMATLEGTRPILVEIQALVTTSNFGYPKRAASGFDINRLNLLIAVLQRRTKLDLSDKDIHINVVGGLKLDDRAADLAVAMAIASAAAKRKLSDGVVVFGEVGLGGEIRTVIQTERRISEAKKLGFNNVLAPKNSSKDSIVTSVRDLREALIKYLQ
- a CDS encoding inorganic diphosphatase, which codes for MADFNKILTPGDYKNGIINVVVEIPTGSTHKIEWNRDLAVMQLDRVEPKAFAKPTNYGFIPQTLDEDGDELDVLLITNDPLTTGIFLEARILGVMKFVDDGEVDDKIIAVPADDRNTGNAYKTLADLPEQLIKQIEFHFNHYKDLKKAGTTKVEKFGDIEEAKEVIAESIVRWNEK
- the rplJ gene encoding 50S ribosomal protein L10 — encoded protein: MALSRDKKNQLVAELSAALKDAKMTAFAEYKGLTVADLQELRKEAREAGVQIKVVKNRLVRVAMQEVEALKESDTSALKGQLVYAISSEDEIAAAQVLGKFAKNHPEMKLVGAFADNGDVMDTATVTTLSELPSKDQLIGQIVDTLLSPINAIAGGLTNEDLEFRKATN
- a CDS encoding HNH endonuclease family protein — protein: MRKKQSIFRRRRIFGLFFIAIIAIASILANPDFWQTSKLDSNKKSDSQTSLTDLNSLEVKGRSPKTGYSREQFGKGWTKDSSGCDTRNRILKRDLINAVENSDCKILSGTLKDPYTGKEINFSRKQNASAVQIDHVVALSDAWQKGAQQFSKEKRIEFANDPLNLLASDGPANQQKGDSDAGSWLPSNKDFRCEYISRQISIKKKYSIWVTASEKSAMQNILQNC
- a CDS encoding sulfatase-like hydrolase/transferase; protein product: MKNLKKLDFKKYFKEIFKKYLSEKSQKNVIKYAKISKKIIQSKATFLIFSTICIYLLGAFLAKYILNLQFGGWEKANEFLSKNPKIAEYSQIVTILISFLFVGIFRNWRISMGILFSLATIVMYINTEKMASRNTPFLPEDLAMSGEAGGLASMINLERFLNMLFTIAIIIIITIIVNKISKKIWHFKFSKKQKIAIFIPQIALILICAHFLNLHTLEIRNLSGKGTFIKVENLETSIDFTDQAYNYRTNGFILATISNLQTKTQKQPEGYSKEAVQKIVQKYKKIAEENNKNRKKLSDEKVNVVYVMSESFIDPKLGKHLYDYGNKEPIPYTQEIKKSQSSGWAASSEYGGGTANVEFEALTGLSNFFLNSIPYTSIVSTNKDTPSIVKNFNENGYKTIAMHPYNRNMYRREVVYPNLGFQEYKSADNFKNNSKIDNSKYISDESAFNEVLAELKNSQKPEFIHLVTMQNHMPYDNNFYSKHNFSVEAKNGANPENAKTIQAYLEGISHSDKAMKNFLSEIKKLNEKTIVVFWGDHWPGIYGEMFEKELNKNDIRRTPLFVYSNFKKEKQDLGTSSLIYNQILALNSFDSKLSAFQYLLSDLREKYPALTKQFVKTDEKSDILKDFEMIEYDILSGNKYSLGDFYKIK
- the rplL gene encoding 50S ribosomal protein L7/L12, encoding MADIKKLAEELVKLTILEANELKEHLKEEYGIEPAAVAVAATAGAADAADEKTEFTVTLKDAGAQKVAVIKAVKEITGLGLGEAKAIVDGAPAPVKEKVSKDEAEEAKKKLEEAGATVELA